The proteins below are encoded in one region of Stenotrophomonas bentonitica:
- a CDS encoding tetratricopeptide repeat protein, translating to MLRHPCEVTAMNGWKSLALLALLASAACPALAVAPPATAPAAALDVAVRPVPSPEQILAIPPELRALLQQRVIAAANSREQRLERLVHLIFDEDGMHLEYDPYATHTLAETWQTHRANCLSFTLMFVTLARAAGIDARVQEVAQVVTWHQDEGVIYNVGHVNVGLNLNGRTAVVDLDRNVLYDRYGPRPITQQRALAHFYNNRGAAQMADGNTAQARAYLDAALAMSPEFPAGWNNMGVLDTRLGRLDQARQDYEKALQIQPRHVAALTNASALYRRLGDARRADRLAARLQQVQKADPFAQFRLGNEAEQRHDYAQAIDYYQRAIRLYSSAHQFHFGLARAYFLAGDTRHASLEMTRARDLSGENADSLRASYQAKLDSLQRWRQRTTTN from the coding sequence ATGCTCCGTCATCCCTGCGAGGTGACCGCGATGAACGGCTGGAAATCCCTTGCCCTGCTGGCCCTGCTGGCGTCTGCTGCGTGTCCTGCCCTGGCGGTGGCGCCGCCAGCCACCGCCCCCGCCGCGGCGCTGGACGTGGCCGTGCGGCCGGTGCCCTCCCCCGAGCAGATCCTGGCCATCCCGCCCGAGCTGCGCGCGTTGCTGCAGCAGCGGGTCATTGCGGCCGCCAATTCGCGCGAGCAGCGGCTTGAGCGGCTGGTGCACCTGATCTTCGACGAAGACGGCATGCACCTGGAGTACGACCCCTACGCCACCCACACCCTGGCCGAAACCTGGCAGACCCATCGCGCCAACTGCCTGTCGTTCACCCTGATGTTCGTGACCCTTGCACGCGCCGCCGGGATCGATGCACGCGTGCAGGAAGTGGCGCAGGTGGTCACCTGGCACCAGGACGAAGGCGTGATCTACAACGTCGGCCACGTCAATGTCGGGCTGAACCTCAACGGACGCACCGCCGTGGTCGACCTGGACCGCAACGTGCTGTACGACCGCTACGGGCCGCGCCCGATCACCCAGCAGCGCGCACTGGCGCATTTCTACAACAACCGCGGCGCGGCGCAGATGGCCGACGGCAACACCGCGCAGGCGCGCGCCTACCTGGATGCCGCCCTGGCCATGTCACCGGAGTTTCCGGCCGGCTGGAACAACATGGGGGTGCTCGACACCCGCTTGGGTCGGCTGGACCAGGCGCGCCAGGATTACGAGAAGGCCCTGCAGATCCAGCCGCGGCATGTGGCGGCACTCACCAATGCCAGCGCGCTGTACCGGCGGCTGGGCGACGCGCGTCGCGCCGATCGCCTGGCCGCCCGCCTCCAGCAGGTACAGAAGGCTGACCCGTTCGCGCAGTTCCGGCTGGGCAACGAGGCCGAACAACGCCACGACTATGCGCAGGCCATCGACTACTACCAGCGTGCGATTCGTCTCTACAGCAGCGCGCACCAGTTCCACTTCGGGCTGGCGCGCGCCTACTTCCTGGCCGGCGACACCCGGCACGCATCGCTGGAAATGACCCGCGCCCGCGACCTGTCGGGCGAGAATGCCGACTCGCTGCGGGCGAGCTACCAGGCGAAGCTGGACAGCCTGCAGCGGTGGCGCCAGCGCACGACCACCAACTGA
- a CDS encoding zinc ribbon domain-containing protein YjdM codes for MSAVPACPQCTLENTYADGALWICADCGFEWAAGDAGTQAVVVRDSNGNVLEAGDTVTVIKDLKVKGSSIPLKQGTVIRNIRLVEDDAEHIEGNSDKIKGLVLKTCFLKKA; via the coding sequence ATGTCCGCCGTACCCGCCTGCCCGCAATGCACCCTGGAAAACACCTACGCCGACGGCGCGCTGTGGATCTGCGCCGACTGCGGCTTCGAGTGGGCGGCCGGCGACGCGGGCACCCAGGCGGTGGTGGTACGCGACAGCAATGGCAACGTGCTGGAAGCCGGCGACACGGTCACGGTGATCAAGGACCTCAAGGTCAAGGGCTCGTCGATCCCGCTGAAGCAGGGCACCGTGATCCGCAACATCCGCCTGGTCGAGGACGACGCCGAGCACATCGAAGGCAACTCGGACAAGATCAAGGGGCTGGTGCTGAAGACCTGCTTCCTCAAGAAGGCCTGA
- a CDS encoding Hsp70 family protein, translating to MKIGIDFGTSNSAAAAVVEGRVVPIRFGEAEQFRTTVYFPEVMRDPNDFELTPALEHELARLIDAAARDARAAGQERAPDALRREALRVVRRQWMEEQMRAPLTSTKLLQNAVYGDEALEAYFEENEGNLVQSPKSMLGYNLHPRARQTITGIATHILEHIRLTASRQLDAPVRTATLGRPVQFRSSIGAAGNDQALEILHTAAIAAGFDSVDFLEEPAAAAMHYHAESAQEHDTVVVDIGGGTTDVAHARVGGTQAPKIHRAWGIARGGTDIDLALSLGAYMPLFGRGSSRVPAHHYVEAAMVQDMTRQRDFRQHAYRDVDAPWGKRLQALQDTGNTARLYREVERCKIALSSDAQHASALDFIERDLGVAVERARLEGAAGQYLGELTGLLEQVRADIGHDPAAVFLTGGMSRAGYLQQAVAAAFPGSTLVRGNPSFGVVHGLAWAAAANA from the coding sequence ATGAAAATCGGCATCGACTTTGGTACCAGCAATTCCGCCGCCGCCGCCGTGGTCGAAGGCCGGGTCGTGCCGATCCGCTTCGGCGAGGCAGAACAGTTCCGCACCACGGTGTACTTCCCCGAGGTGATGCGCGACCCCAACGACTTCGAACTGACCCCGGCGCTGGAGCATGAGCTGGCGCGGTTGATCGATGCGGCCGCGCGCGATGCACGCGCGGCCGGGCAGGAACGCGCGCCGGACGCGCTGCGCCGCGAAGCGCTGCGCGTGGTGCGCCGGCAGTGGATGGAAGAGCAGATGCGGGCGCCGCTGACCTCGACCAAGCTGCTGCAGAACGCGGTGTACGGCGACGAGGCGCTGGAAGCCTACTTCGAGGAGAACGAAGGCAACCTGGTGCAGAGCCCGAAGTCGATGCTGGGCTACAACCTGCACCCGCGCGCGCGCCAGACCATCACCGGCATCGCCACCCACATCCTCGAACACATCCGGCTGACCGCGTCGCGGCAGCTGGACGCGCCGGTGCGCACCGCCACGCTCGGGCGCCCGGTGCAGTTCCGCAGTTCGATCGGCGCGGCGGGCAACGACCAGGCGCTGGAGATCCTGCATACCGCCGCTATCGCCGCCGGTTTCGACAGCGTGGATTTCCTGGAAGAGCCGGCCGCAGCGGCCATGCACTACCACGCCGAGAGCGCGCAGGAACACGATACGGTAGTGGTGGACATCGGCGGCGGTACCACCGACGTGGCGCATGCCCGCGTGGGCGGCACGCAGGCGCCGAAGATCCACCGCGCATGGGGTATCGCGCGCGGCGGTACCGATATCGACCTGGCGCTGAGCCTGGGCGCGTACATGCCGCTGTTCGGCCGTGGCAGCAGCCGCGTGCCGGCGCACCACTATGTGGAAGCGGCGATGGTGCAGGACATGACCCGCCAGCGCGATTTCCGCCAGCACGCCTACCGCGACGTGGACGCGCCGTGGGGCAAGCGCCTGCAGGCACTGCAGGACACCGGCAACACCGCGCGCCTGTACCGCGAAGTGGAGCGCTGCAAGATCGCGCTCAGCAGCGACGCGCAGCATGCCAGCGCGCTGGACTTCATCGAACGCGACCTCGGCGTGGCGGTGGAGCGCGCGCGCCTGGAGGGGGCCGCCGGCCAGTATTTGGGCGAGCTCACCGGCCTGCTGGAACAGGTCCGGGCGGACATCGGCCATGACCCGGCCGCGGTCTTCCTCACCGGCGGCATGTCGCGCGCCGGCTACCTGCAGCAGGCGGTGGCCGCAGCTTTCCCGGGGTCGACCCTGGTTCGCGGCAATCCCTCGTTCGGCGTGGTCCACGGGCTGGCCTGGGCGGCTGCAGCCAACGCCTGA
- a CDS encoding YkgJ family cysteine cluster protein, whose translation MDCRRCDAVCCRLSVTVMPDDAVPAYLLDTDEAGRTVMARNDEGWCAAIDPYHLRCTIYSQRPAICRQFSMGGDDCRTVRQDYRRQQHDASTFFPT comes from the coding sequence ATCGACTGCCGCCGCTGCGACGCGGTGTGCTGTCGGCTGTCGGTAACGGTGATGCCCGACGACGCGGTGCCGGCCTACCTGCTGGACACCGATGAAGCTGGCCGTACCGTGATGGCACGCAACGACGAAGGTTGGTGCGCTGCGATCGACCCCTATCACCTGCGCTGCACGATCTATTCGCAGCGCCCCGCGATCTGCCGCCAGTTTTCGATGGGCGGCGATGACTGCCGCACCGTGCGGCAGGACTACCGTCGGCAGCAGCATGATGCGTCGACGTTTTTTCCCACGTAG
- a CDS encoding DUF4097 family beta strand repeat-containing protein → MPLSKRYLVALALLLPLAAQAATRVDERHPLAAGGRVELSNIAGKVTVRGWDRNEVALSGSLADGLRLQQDKSANRVRWEVIYPRNGNSGGATLELRVPRSVEVQLGTVSADIDVAEVDLRRLQANAVSGDVAASGRSGETNLASVSGSIRSQVQTPRLELRAVSGSIQAGGGAGDVSVGTVSGNITLDAAKVQRLAAEAVSGSLKVGAAGLAPGGKVTLETVSGSISLSLPAQVSARLAVKTFSGDISSPVGQVERPRYGPGRSLDARLGGGDGDISINAHSGSVKVTLGGR, encoded by the coding sequence ATGCCCCTGTCCAAGCGTTACCTTGTTGCCCTCGCGCTGCTGCTGCCGCTGGCCGCGCAGGCCGCCACCCGCGTCGACGAACGCCACCCGCTGGCCGCCGGTGGGCGGGTCGAACTCAGCAACATCGCCGGCAAGGTCACCGTGCGTGGCTGGGACCGCAATGAAGTGGCCCTCAGCGGCAGCCTGGCCGACGGCCTGCGCCTGCAGCAGGACAAGAGCGCCAACCGGGTGCGGTGGGAGGTGATCTATCCGCGCAACGGCAACAGCGGCGGCGCCACCCTGGAACTGCGCGTGCCGCGTTCGGTGGAAGTGCAGCTGGGCACGGTCAGTGCGGACATCGACGTGGCCGAGGTGGACCTGCGTCGGCTGCAGGCAAACGCGGTCAGCGGCGATGTCGCCGCCAGCGGGCGCAGCGGCGAAACCAACCTGGCCTCGGTGAGCGGCAGCATCCGTTCGCAGGTGCAGACCCCGCGGCTTGAACTTCGCGCGGTGAGCGGCTCCATCCAGGCGGGTGGCGGCGCAGGCGATGTGTCGGTAGGCACCGTGTCGGGCAACATCACGCTGGATGCGGCGAAGGTGCAGCGGCTGGCGGCCGAAGCGGTGTCGGGCAGCCTGAAGGTTGGCGCAGCCGGGCTCGCGCCGGGCGGCAAGGTGACCCTGGAAACGGTGAGTGGTTCGATCAGCCTGAGCCTGCCGGCGCAGGTGTCGGCGCGGCTGGCGGTGAAGACCTTCAGCGGTGACATCAGCTCACCCGTGGGCCAGGTGGAAAGGCCGCGGTATGGTCCGGGCCGCAGCCTGGACGCGCGCCTGGGAGGCGGCGACGGGGATATCTCGATCAATGCCCATTCGGGCAGCGTGAAGGTCACGCTCGGCGGCCGCTGA
- a CDS encoding RNA polymerase sigma factor: MLDTTMPALRAANDADPTDEPALVRAAMAGDTAAYERIYHRHAPRLYAVLWRLCGGHAARAEDALQEAFLQAWRALPGFRFDSSLGTWLHRLGVNAALMELRANAARDAADSGEDDGDRLAAVPSLDRCAGTTLDLERALETLPPRARAVLVLHDIEGWKHHEIAEQLQMAVGSSKAQLHRARGLLRARLGEPA, translated from the coding sequence ATGCTCGATACGACCATGCCCGCCCTCCGCGCCGCCAACGACGCCGACCCCACCGACGAGCCTGCCCTGGTGCGGGCCGCCATGGCCGGTGACACGGCCGCCTACGAGCGCATTTACCACCGGCATGCGCCGCGCCTGTATGCGGTGCTGTGGCGGCTCTGCGGTGGCCATGCCGCCCGCGCCGAGGACGCGCTGCAGGAAGCCTTCCTGCAGGCCTGGCGGGCACTGCCGGGCTTCCGCTTCGACAGCAGCCTGGGCACCTGGCTGCACCGGTTGGGGGTCAATGCCGCGCTGATGGAGCTGCGTGCCAACGCGGCCCGCGATGCGGCCGACAGCGGCGAAGACGACGGCGACAGGCTGGCCGCGGTGCCCTCGCTTGACCGCTGCGCGGGCACCACGCTGGACCTGGAGCGCGCGCTGGAAACGCTGCCGCCGCGCGCCCGGGCGGTGCTGGTGCTGCACGACATCGAGGGCTGGAAACACCATGAAATCGCCGAACAGCTGCAGATGGCCGTCGGCAGTTCCAAGGCACAGCTGCACCGTGCGCGCGGCCTGCTGCGCGCGCGTCTGGGAGAACCCGCATGA
- a CDS encoding mechanosensitive ion channel family protein — protein sequence MKEHLPAWTHEWLQFGAPALQILLTLLVAWLVRLIARRLLRRLGEHYTLPPEMVMGARRVFTFVVYFAVLMVVLQIIGVQASVLWTAFTGFAAVGAVAFFAAWSVLSNIFCTLLIFTTRPFRLHDYIEVLENGEKPGLKGRVIDVNLIYTTLQENAGGHEGTVLQIPNNMFFQRTVRRWRDPSQAPGGIQGDG from the coding sequence ATGAAAGAACACCTGCCTGCCTGGACCCATGAGTGGCTGCAATTCGGCGCACCCGCGCTGCAGATCCTGCTGACCCTGCTGGTCGCGTGGCTCGTGCGCCTGATCGCGCGGCGGCTGCTGCGCCGCCTTGGCGAGCACTACACGCTGCCGCCGGAAATGGTGATGGGCGCGCGCCGCGTGTTCACCTTCGTGGTGTATTTCGCGGTACTGATGGTGGTGCTGCAGATCATCGGCGTGCAGGCCAGCGTGCTGTGGACGGCGTTCACCGGCTTTGCCGCGGTAGGTGCAGTGGCGTTCTTCGCGGCGTGGAGCGTGCTCTCCAACATCTTCTGCACGCTGCTGATCTTCACCACCCGTCCGTTCCGCCTGCATGATTACATCGAAGTGCTGGAGAACGGCGAGAAGCCAGGCCTCAAGGGCCGGGTGATCGACGTCAACCTGATCTACACCACCCTGCAGGAAAATGCCGGCGGCCATGAAGGCACCGTGCTGCAGATTCCCAACAACATGTTCTTCCAGCGCACCGTGCGCCGCTGGCGCGATCCGTCGCAGGCCCCGGGTGGCATCCAGGGCGATGGTTAG
- a CDS encoding DksA/TraR family C4-type zinc finger protein, with protein MATGWAGDGAVQDQIDATVDDAIQRARAQLRHGPGLTHCEECEAPIPEARRRAVPGVRLCVRCQEAEDAAQHEAGGFNRRGSKDSQLR; from the coding sequence ATGGCCACAGGTTGGGCAGGTGACGGCGCCGTCCAGGACCAGATCGACGCGACCGTCGACGACGCCATCCAGCGCGCCCGCGCGCAGCTGCGCCACGGCCCCGGGCTGACCCATTGCGAGGAATGCGAGGCACCCATCCCGGAAGCGCGACGACGTGCCGTGCCCGGCGTGCGACTGTGCGTGCGTTGCCAGGAAGCGGAAGATGCCGCGCAGCACGAGGCGGGCGGTTTCAACCGGCGGGGCAGCAAGGACAGTCAACTCCGCTGA
- a CDS encoding DUF2058 domain-containing protein, producing the protein MAKANPLQEQLLKAGLVKKSQVSQAAREQVKARHGKAPVAPTDSQREADRLRTEKAERDRAIEAERKEKSRQQELQAQVRQIIESNRVKREGESEYRFNDGTLIRTMLVNEVLRRQLAAGSLVIARLGEGFELVPRAAVDKIRERDPSAIVLDNGKDRGAAEPSTGNAEDDAYYAQFQVPDDLIW; encoded by the coding sequence ATGGCGAAGGCAAATCCCCTGCAGGAACAGCTGCTCAAGGCCGGGCTGGTCAAGAAGTCCCAGGTCTCCCAGGCCGCGCGTGAACAGGTGAAGGCCCGCCACGGCAAGGCCCCGGTCGCCCCGACCGACAGCCAGCGCGAGGCCGACCGTCTGCGTACCGAGAAGGCCGAGCGCGATCGCGCGATCGAAGCCGAGCGCAAGGAGAAGAGCCGCCAGCAGGAACTGCAGGCGCAGGTCCGGCAGATCATCGAAAGCAACCGCGTGAAGCGTGAAGGCGAGAGCGAGTACCGCTTCAACGACGGCACGCTGATCCGCACGATGCTGGTCAACGAGGTGCTGCGCCGGCAGTTGGCTGCAGGCAGCCTGGTCATCGCGCGCCTTGGCGAGGGGTTCGAGCTGGTGCCGCGCGCGGCAGTCGACAAGATCCGCGAACGCGACCCGTCGGCCATCGTGCTGGACAACGGCAAGGACCGCGGTGCTGCTGAGCCCAGCACGGGCAATGCGGAGGACGACGCGTACTACGCGCAGTTCCAGGTCCCGGACGACCTTATCTGGTAA
- a CDS encoding YgjP-like metallopeptidase domain-containing protein yields the protein MTALKYLAGYPDALQQQVRELIAADRLGPWLERRYAELHTVRNDRQLYDYTQALKERYLRQSVPLSKVIYDSRLQVLKHALGTHTTISRVQGSRLKASREIRIASVFREAPAPFLKMIVVHELAHLKEADHNKAFYQLCTHMEADYHQLEFDLRLYLTHLERPAA from the coding sequence ATGACCGCCCTGAAATACCTCGCCGGCTACCCCGACGCCCTGCAGCAGCAGGTGCGCGAGCTGATCGCGGCCGACCGTCTTGGCCCGTGGCTGGAGCGCCGTTACGCCGAGCTGCATACGGTGCGCAACGACCGCCAGCTCTACGACTACACCCAGGCCCTCAAGGAGCGCTACCTGCGCCAGTCGGTGCCGCTGTCCAAGGTGATCTATGACAGCCGCCTGCAGGTACTTAAGCATGCGCTGGGCACCCACACCACCATTTCACGGGTGCAGGGCAGCCGACTCAAGGCCAGCCGCGAGATCCGCATCGCCAGCGTGTTCCGCGAGGCCCCGGCCCCGTTCCTGAAGATGATCGTGGTGCATGAACTGGCGCATCTGAAGGAAGCGGACCACAACAAGGCGTTCTACCAGCTCTGCACGCACATGGAAGCCGACTACCACCAGTTGGAATTCGACCTGCGCCTGTACCTGACCCACCTGGAGCGGCCGGCCGCCTGA
- a CDS encoding rRNA pseudouridine synthase gives MTDPIRLDKRLTSLIGCSRGDAQRYIEGGWVTVNGIVVEQPQAMVTDEVVVLRENAEATRAETVSMLLHKPAGMAAAELCAMVTPDSRSELDATGVALLQRHFHGLQLAMPLPAEDSGLVVVSQDGRVVSYLKDRGATLEQEYLVEVTGELAPYGMRKLAHGLSFRNWPLPPCKVSWQNETRLRFAIKPVHPGQLRDMCHQVGLEAVSVRRLRVGRVALGKLAPGQWRYLAPDERF, from the coding sequence ATGACCGACCCGATCCGACTAGACAAACGCCTGACCAGCCTGATCGGCTGCTCCCGGGGCGACGCCCAGCGCTACATCGAGGGCGGCTGGGTCACGGTCAATGGCATCGTGGTCGAACAGCCGCAGGCGATGGTCACCGACGAAGTCGTGGTGCTGCGCGAGAACGCCGAGGCAACCCGCGCCGAGACCGTGAGCATGCTGCTGCACAAGCCGGCCGGCATGGCGGCCGCCGAGCTGTGCGCGATGGTGACCCCGGACAGCCGCAGCGAACTTGATGCCACCGGCGTGGCCCTGCTGCAGCGCCATTTCCACGGCCTGCAGCTGGCGATGCCGCTGCCGGCCGAAGACAGCGGCCTGGTCGTGGTCAGCCAGGACGGGCGCGTGGTGTCGTACCTCAAGGACCGGGGCGCGACGCTGGAACAGGAGTACCTGGTGGAAGTGACCGGGGAACTGGCGCCCTACGGCATGCGCAAGCTGGCGCATGGCCTGAGCTTCCGCAACTGGCCGCTGCCGCCGTGCAAGGTCAGCTGGCAGAACGAAACCCGCCTGCGCTTTGCGATCAAGCCGGTGCACCCGGGCCAGCTGCGTGACATGTGCCACCAGGTCGGGCTGGAAGCGGTCAGCGTGCGCCGCCTGCGCGTGGGCCGGGTCGCCTTGGGCAAGCTGGCGCCGGGTCAGTGGCGTTACCTGGCGCCCGACGAACGCTTCTGA
- a CDS encoding phospholipase D family protein, with protein MTEKMPLWRRLLRGVCVVLAILILLVLSGLLLGDHLTPKAMGPHSTVLPLQPAQGPIDREVVRLQAQHPGQSGVAFLSEGLDAYAARAVVTRHAARSLDLQYYIWKDDLIGHLMVQELYQAAERGVRVRLLLDDMNGQDKDALMMALDEHPNIEIRLYNPFRNRDGLWRLVEMVQRFFSVNHRMHNKQWIADGRVAIVGGRNIGEEYFSARSDVNFRDLDLLVAGQAVQQASTIFDEYWNSEAAVPVSALAFHTPAQLRLLMLESAHEAKLEAAQPYLQRVERSESARKFGLNEVTLHWSPNVEIISDPAMKHRRDDQANWLVTRLVRDLGATQNKALLISPYFVPGDEGERGLAALVERGAYVGVVTNSLAANDVAAVHSGYMHYRLPLLQDGVHLYELKSRGPGGGGSGPFGSSGASLHTKAFLIDDKRGFVGSFNLDPRSAYLNTEMGVMFEDRALAAELRQEYLRLASPKMSYWVTRTGDNEVRWLEWAETPPTLLDREPDTSFKQRAVARVISWLPLESQL; from the coding sequence ATGACCGAAAAAATGCCGTTGTGGCGCCGGTTGCTGCGCGGCGTGTGCGTGGTCCTGGCGATCCTGATCCTGCTGGTACTCAGCGGCCTGCTGCTGGGCGACCACCTCACGCCCAAGGCGATGGGCCCGCACAGCACGGTGTTGCCGCTGCAGCCTGCACAGGGCCCGATCGACCGCGAAGTGGTGCGGTTGCAGGCGCAGCACCCCGGCCAGTCCGGCGTGGCGTTCCTGTCCGAGGGCCTGGATGCCTACGCCGCCCGCGCGGTGGTCACCCGGCATGCCGCACGCAGCCTCGACCTGCAGTACTACATCTGGAAGGACGACCTGATCGGCCACCTGATGGTGCAGGAGCTGTACCAGGCCGCTGAACGCGGCGTACGCGTGCGCCTGCTGCTGGACGACATGAACGGGCAGGACAAGGACGCGTTGATGATGGCGCTCGATGAGCACCCGAACATCGAGATCCGCCTGTACAACCCGTTCCGCAACCGCGACGGGCTGTGGCGGCTGGTGGAGATGGTGCAGCGCTTCTTCAGCGTCAACCACCGCATGCACAACAAGCAGTGGATCGCCGATGGACGCGTGGCGATCGTGGGTGGACGCAATATCGGCGAGGAGTACTTCAGCGCGCGCAGCGACGTGAACTTCCGCGACCTGGACCTGCTGGTGGCGGGCCAGGCGGTGCAGCAGGCGAGTACGATTTTCGACGAGTACTGGAACAGCGAAGCGGCGGTGCCGGTGTCGGCCCTTGCCTTCCATACCCCGGCCCAGCTGCGCCTGTTGATGCTGGAATCGGCGCATGAAGCCAAGCTCGAGGCGGCGCAGCCCTACCTGCAGCGGGTGGAGCGTTCGGAATCCGCGCGTAAATTCGGGCTCAATGAGGTGACGCTGCACTGGTCGCCGAACGTGGAGATCATTTCCGACCCGGCCATGAAGCACCGCCGCGACGATCAGGCCAACTGGCTGGTCACCCGCCTGGTGCGCGATCTGGGCGCAACGCAGAACAAGGCGCTGCTGATCTCGCCCTACTTCGTGCCCGGCGACGAAGGCGAGCGCGGGCTGGCGGCGCTGGTGGAGCGCGGTGCGTACGTTGGCGTGGTCACCAATTCGCTGGCGGCCAACGACGTGGCGGCGGTGCACAGCGGCTACATGCACTATCGCCTGCCGTTGCTGCAGGACGGCGTGCATCTGTACGAACTGAAATCGCGCGGTCCGGGCGGCGGTGGCAGCGGCCCGTTCGGCAGCAGCGGCGCCAGCCTGCATACTAAGGCGTTCCTGATCGATGACAAGCGCGGTTTTGTCGGCTCGTTCAACCTGGACCCGCGTTCGGCGTATCTCAACACCGAGATGGGCGTGATGTTCGAGGACCGCGCGTTGGCGGCGGAGCTGCGGCAGGAGTATCTGCGCCTGGCCAGTCCGAAGATGAGTTATTGGGTGACGCGCACGGGCGACAATGAGGTGCGGTGGTTGGAGTGGGCGGAAACGCCGCCGACGTTGTTGGACCGGGAACCGGATACGTCGTTCAAACAGCGCGCGGTGGCGCGGGTGATCAGCTGGTTGCCGTTGGAATCCCAGTTGTGA
- a CDS encoding HDOD domain-containing protein, translated as MTALLAGAAGLLVAAGVGWGLYRRPAAQPVARRAAAADPRLPVAAVLPAGDPAGVLQSGLHALALGPGSGGVDRAAGAQDAALQTAVAAALEAQDWSARHLPRRPQLLPQLIQTVNDSDASARSMASIIGQDAVLTGNLLRIANSPVYRLQAKPVDSLQRAVTLVGTDGIRQIISAVLVQPVMQLHSDAFPQFGTVVWEHALLASRAAADHARLVTHEDAFAAQWMGLTQGLGAALVMRQLLDAAFQQGAVPSQGLASALLDTWSLPVASRIAAAWELPPSVHEALLRDAEGAGGGLAASLRFARAAASASLLCRHGRISQAQATALLEQMEVTPAHALQWIWRRLHGRGVETLDVDEAADA; from the coding sequence ATGACCGCGCTTCTGGCCGGGGCGGCGGGCCTGCTGGTGGCGGCGGGCGTAGGCTGGGGTCTGTATCGACGGCCGGCGGCGCAGCCCGTGGCACGACGCGCCGCCGCTGCCGATCCACGCCTCCCGGTGGCCGCGGTGCTCCCGGCCGGCGACCCGGCAGGGGTGCTGCAGTCCGGGCTGCACGCGCTCGCGCTGGGGCCGGGCAGCGGCGGGGTGGATCGCGCCGCGGGGGCCCAGGACGCCGCACTGCAGACCGCCGTGGCGGCGGCGCTGGAGGCGCAGGACTGGTCGGCCCGGCACCTGCCACGCCGTCCGCAGCTGCTGCCGCAGCTGATCCAGACCGTGAACGACAGCGACGCCTCGGCCCGCAGCATGGCCTCGATCATCGGCCAGGACGCGGTGCTGACCGGCAACCTGCTTCGCATCGCCAACAGTCCGGTCTATCGCCTGCAGGCCAAGCCGGTGGACAGCCTGCAGCGTGCGGTGACCCTGGTGGGCACCGACGGCATCCGCCAGATCATCAGTGCGGTGCTGGTGCAGCCGGTCATGCAGCTGCACAGCGACGCCTTCCCGCAGTTCGGCACGGTGGTCTGGGAGCATGCGCTGCTGGCCTCACGCGCGGCCGCCGACCATGCGCGGCTAGTGACCCACGAAGATGCCTTTGCCGCGCAATGGATGGGGCTGACCCAGGGCCTCGGCGCTGCGCTGGTGATGCGGCAGCTGCTGGACGCGGCGTTCCAGCAGGGCGCCGTGCCGTCGCAGGGGCTGGCCAGCGCGCTGCTGGACACCTGGAGCCTGCCGGTGGCCAGCCGCATCGCGGCTGCCTGGGAGTTGCCGCCGTCGGTGCATGAAGCGCTGCTGCGTGATGCTGAAGGAGCCGGCGGTGGCCTTGCAGCCAGCCTGCGCTTCGCGCGCGCGGCCGCTTCGGCCAGCCTGTTGTGCCGGCACGGCCGGATCAGTCAGGCCCAGGCCACCGCGCTGCTGGAGCAGATGGAGGTAACGCCCGCGCACGCGTTGCAATGGATATGGCGGCGGTTGCATGGTCGCGGGGTGGAAACCCTCGATGTGGATGAGGCGGCCGACGCCTGA